In Zingiber officinale cultivar Zhangliang chromosome 8B, Zo_v1.1, whole genome shotgun sequence, a single genomic region encodes these proteins:
- the LOC122016938 gene encoding probable receptor-like protein kinase At2g47060 isoform X1: MCLIIKNIGTRRRTPHKLTTKGKGDSDVDHPSLLLSDDRIQAKPIRLLPIEVPAIPTDDIKVIMQKLGNVTSDGSSLYTRVYCDTLRNGQKSAIKMLDDSGKTDQEFLTQVAMTESLQHENIVKLLGYGYFGNTRFLAYEFADMGSLHDILHGKKGVEGASPGPLLSWSQRVKIALRAAKGLEYLHEKAKSPAIHCAVKSSNILLFSGDVVKLGEFNLSIKAPGTGLSLWSAQPLGNFVYQAPEFVSIGQLTSKSDVYSFGVVLLELLTGRKPLDRSRPHQEQSLVVWAADKLAYDKVGEIVDNRLRGKYPPKSVAWMATIASACLQFDQDHRPEMSHVVKALRRNESLMCS; encoded by the exons ATGTGCTTGATTATAAAAAATATTGGCACTCGGCGTCGAACTCCTCATAAACTGACAACAAAAGGAAAAG gaGACAGTGATGTAGATCATCCTTCACTGTTGCTTTCAGACGATAGAATTCAAGCAAAACCTATTAGACTCCTACCGATTGAGGTTCCTGCCATTCCCACAGATGATATAAAGGTAATTATGCAAAAATTGGGCAATGTAACTTCTGATGGATCGAGTTTGTACACAAGAGTTTACTGTGATACATTAAGAAATGGGCAAAAATCTGCCATAAAAATGTTAGATGATTCTGGGAAAACAGATCAAGAATTTCTCACACAG GTAGCAATGACAGAAAGCTTGCAGCATGAAAATATAGTGAAACTGCTTGGTTATGGTTATTTTGGGAATACCCGGTTCCTTGCTTACGAATTTGCTGACATGGGATCCCTTCATGATATCTTGCATG GAAAAAAAGGCGTCGAAGGGGCATCCCCAGGTCCCCTATTGTCATGGTCTCAAAGAGTTAAAATTGCTCTAAGGGCTGCAAAAGGACTTGAATACTTACATGAGAAAGCAAAATCTCCAGCTATCCATTGTGCAGTCAAATCCAGCAATATACTTTTATTTAGTGGTGATGTTGTGAAATTAGGGGAGTTTAATCTCTCCATTAAGGCTCCTGGCACAGGATTGAGTCTTTGGTCTGCCCAGCCTCTTGGAAATTTTGTTTATCAAGCTCCTGA GTTTGTTTCCATTGGACAGCTAACTTCCAAGAGTGATGTTTACAGCTTTGGCGTTGTTCTTTTAGAGCTTTTGACTGGTCGTAAGCCCCTCGATCGGAGTAGACCACATCAAGAGCAGAGTCTTGTGGTATGG GCAGCAGATAAGCTAGCTTACGATAAGGTGGGAGAAATTGTAGATAACAGGCTAAGAGGAAAGTACCCTCCCAAGTCAGTGGCATGG
- the LOC122016938 gene encoding pto-interacting protein 1-like isoform X4: protein MCLIIKNIGTRRRTPHKLTTKGKGDSDVDHPSLLLSDDRIQAKPIRLLPIEVPAIPTDDIKVIMQKLGNVTSDGSSLYTRVYCDTLRNGQKSAIKMLDDSGKTDQEFLTQVAMTESLQHENIVKLLGYGYFGNTRFLAYEFADMGSLHDILHGKKGVEGASPGPLLSWSQRVKIALRAAKGLEYLHEKAKSPAIHCAVKSSNILLFSGDVVKLGEFNLSIKAPGTGLSLWSAQPLGNFVYQAPEFVSIGQLTSKSDVYSFGVVLLELLTGRKPLDRSRPHQEQSLVVWIQSF, encoded by the exons ATGTGCTTGATTATAAAAAATATTGGCACTCGGCGTCGAACTCCTCATAAACTGACAACAAAAGGAAAAG gaGACAGTGATGTAGATCATCCTTCACTGTTGCTTTCAGACGATAGAATTCAAGCAAAACCTATTAGACTCCTACCGATTGAGGTTCCTGCCATTCCCACAGATGATATAAAGGTAATTATGCAAAAATTGGGCAATGTAACTTCTGATGGATCGAGTTTGTACACAAGAGTTTACTGTGATACATTAAGAAATGGGCAAAAATCTGCCATAAAAATGTTAGATGATTCTGGGAAAACAGATCAAGAATTTCTCACACAG GTAGCAATGACAGAAAGCTTGCAGCATGAAAATATAGTGAAACTGCTTGGTTATGGTTATTTTGGGAATACCCGGTTCCTTGCTTACGAATTTGCTGACATGGGATCCCTTCATGATATCTTGCATG GAAAAAAAGGCGTCGAAGGGGCATCCCCAGGTCCCCTATTGTCATGGTCTCAAAGAGTTAAAATTGCTCTAAGGGCTGCAAAAGGACTTGAATACTTACATGAGAAAGCAAAATCTCCAGCTATCCATTGTGCAGTCAAATCCAGCAATATACTTTTATTTAGTGGTGATGTTGTGAAATTAGGGGAGTTTAATCTCTCCATTAAGGCTCCTGGCACAGGATTGAGTCTTTGGTCTGCCCAGCCTCTTGGAAATTTTGTTTATCAAGCTCCTGA GTTTGTTTCCATTGGACAGCTAACTTCCAAGAGTGATGTTTACAGCTTTGGCGTTGTTCTTTTAGAGCTTTTGACTGGTCGTAAGCCCCTCGATCGGAGTAGACCACATCAAGAGCAGAGTCTTGTGGTATGG ATACAATCTTTTTGA